A window from Candidatus Nitrospira neomarina encodes these proteins:
- a CDS encoding YbgA family protein, with protein sequence MTTRLIAIDHAKDRNAAEKEALTTNQLQDLKPRLGISQCLLGDTVRYDGGHKRDAFLTDVLAPFVEWLPVCPEVEAGLGTPREAMHLAGDPDAPQLLTIRSHIDHTMTLQTFSQRRVQELQETDLDGYIFKKSSPSCGVYRVKVYTEKGQPSKQGTGIFSAAFQKAFPLLPVEEEGRLSDAPIRENFIERIFCYRRWKTLFQQGRVSRGAIVQFHTRHKYLLLTHSRSHYQDLGQLIAKAGQYTPGELADHYGPLFMDALKSKATVRKHVNVLQHLAGHFKNQLSPVERAELQETIQDYHRHLTPLAVPLTLIKHYVRILAVPYLVDQVYLNPHPKELMLRNHV encoded by the coding sequence ATGACCACACGACTCATCGCCATTGATCACGCGAAAGACCGGAATGCTGCGGAAAAAGAAGCTCTGACCACGAACCAACTGCAAGACCTGAAACCGCGATTGGGCATCAGCCAATGTTTGCTCGGCGACACGGTTCGATACGATGGCGGACACAAACGGGATGCCTTCCTCACAGATGTGCTGGCCCCCTTTGTCGAATGGCTTCCGGTCTGTCCGGAAGTCGAAGCGGGACTGGGCACCCCGCGAGAGGCCATGCATTTGGCCGGCGATCCCGATGCGCCACAACTCCTGACCATCCGCTCTCACATTGATCACACCATGACACTCCAGACTTTTAGTCAGCGCCGGGTTCAGGAATTACAAGAAACTGATTTAGATGGATATATTTTCAAAAAAAGTTCCCCCAGTTGCGGAGTCTATCGGGTCAAGGTCTATACCGAGAAAGGGCAACCTTCTAAACAGGGTACCGGTATTTTTTCAGCCGCCTTTCAAAAAGCGTTCCCCCTGCTCCCTGTGGAGGAAGAAGGACGCTTGAGCGACGCACCAATTCGGGAAAACTTTATCGAGCGCATTTTCTGTTATCGGAGGTGGAAAACCCTGTTCCAACAGGGTCGGGTCAGCCGGGGGGCCATTGTCCAGTTCCATACCCGCCACAAATATTTATTGCTCACCCACAGCCGTTCGCATTATCAGGACCTTGGACAACTCATCGCGAAGGCCGGCCAATACACACCCGGTGAGCTGGCGGATCACTATGGCCCGCTTTTTATGGACGCCCTGAAAAGCAAGGCCACAGTGCGAAAACATGTGAATGTTCTCCAGCATCTGGCGGGCCACTTTAAAAACCAACTGAGCCCGGTTGAACGGGCCGAGTTGCAGGAAACCATTCAGGATTACCACCGGCATCTCACCCCCCTGGCCGTGCCGCTCACGCTCATTAAACATTATGTGCGCATCCTGGCTGTCCCCTATTTAGTTGACCAGGTCTACCTCAACCCGCACCCCAAAGAACTCATGTTGCGCAACCATGTCTAA